The Setaria viridis chromosome 6, Setaria_viridis_v4.0, whole genome shotgun sequence genome contains a region encoding:
- the LOC117860603 gene encoding mitochondrial uncoupling protein 5, whose protein sequence is MGVKGFVEGGIASIVAGCSTHPLDLIKVRMQLQGEAAAAVPPQPALRPALAFHAGGHTVALPHHHDIPAPPRKPGPVAVGAQILRSEGAAALFSGVSATMLRQTLYSTTRMGLYDILKTKWTQENGGVLPLHRKIAAGLVAGGVGAAVGNPADVAMVRMQADGRLPLAERRNYRSVGDAIGRMARDEGVRSLWRGSSLTVNRAMIVTASQLATYDQAKEAILARRGPGADGLATHVAASFTAGIVAAAASNPVDVVKTRMMNMKVAPGAPPPYAGAVDCALKTVRSEGPMALYKGFIPTVMRQGPFTVVLFVTLEQVRKVFKGVEF, encoded by the coding sequence ATGGGGGTCAAGGGATTCGTCGAGGGCGGCATCGCGTCCATCGTGGCCGGCTGCTCCACCCACCCGCTCGACCTCATCAAGGTCCGCATGCAGCtgcagggggaggcggccgccgcggtgccgccgcagccggcgcTGCGCCCGGCGCTCGCGTTCCACGCGGGCGGCCACACCGTCGCGCTCCCGCACCACCACGAcatcccggcgccgccgaggaagCCCgggcccgtcgccgtcggcgcgcAGATCCTGCGCTCCGAGGGCGCCGCGGCGCTCTTCTCCGGGGTCTCCGCCACCATGCTGCGCCAGACGCTCTACTCCACCACGCGGATGGGGCTCTACGACATCCTCAAGACAAAGTGGACCCAGGAGAACGGCGGCGTGCTGCCGCTCCACCGCAAGATCGCGGCGGGGCTGGTCGCGGGCGGAGTCGGGGCCGCCGTCGGCAACCCGGCCGACGTGGCCATGGTGCGGATGCAGGCGGACGGGCGGCTGCCCCTCGCCGAGCGCCGGAACTACCGCAGCGTCGGGGACGCCATCGGCCGGATGGCGCGCGACGAGGGCGTCCGCAGCCTGTGGCGCGGGTCGTCCCTCACGGTGAACCGCGCCATGATCGTCACGGCGTCGCAGCTGGCCACATACGACCAGGCCAAGGAGGCCATCCTGGCGCGCCGGGGCCccggcgccgacggcctcgCCACGCACGTCGCCGCCAGCTTCACCGCGGGCatcgtggccgccgcggcgtccaaCCCCGTCGACGTCGTCAAGACGCGGATGATGAACATGAAGGTGGCGCCCGGCGCGCCCCCGCCGTACGCCGGCGCCGTCGACTGCGCGCTCAAGACCGTGCGGTCCGAGGGGCCCATGGCGCTCTACAAGGGGTTCATCCCCACCGTGATGCGCCAGGGGCCCTTCACCGTCGTGCTCTTCGTCACGCTCGAGCAGGTGCGCAAGGTCTTCAAGGGCGTCGAGTTCTGA